One region of Erythrolamprus reginae isolate rEryReg1 chromosome 8, rEryReg1.hap1, whole genome shotgun sequence genomic DNA includes:
- the LOC139171083 gene encoding zinc finger protein ZFP2-like, with the protein MREGGMGQDHEMGLELRESLGRPRSPQRIQDGGKEYQCPECEKYFQQNCHLQSHLRIHTGEKHHKCLECGKSFRERRSLYSHQRIHTGEKPHQCLECGKSFSSNSHLSRHQRIHTGEKPHQCLECGKSFNRREVLCRHQTIHTGEKPHKCLECGKSFSHSSNLYSHQRIHTGEKPHKCLECGKGFSDSIELYKHQRIHTGETPHKCLECGKSFSRSSYLYLHQRIHTGEKPHKCLECGKSFSRSSNLYSHQRIHTGEKPHKCLECGKSFSERTSLYRHQRIHTGEKPHKCLECGKSFSRSSYFYVHQRSHTGEKPHKCLECGKSFSRSSNLYRHQRIHTGEKPHKCLECGKSFSRSSYFYVHQRSHTGEKPHKCLECGKSFNLRGNLCRHQMIHLQKQ; encoded by the coding sequence ATGCGAGAAGGAGGAATGGGCCAAGACCATGAGATGGGCCTGGAGCTCAGAGAGTCTTTGGGGAGACCCAGAAGCCCCCAAAGGATCCAGGATGGAGGAAAGGAATATCAGTGTCCAGAATGTGAAAAATACTTCCAACAAAATTGTCATCTTCAAAGCCACCTAAGAATCCACACGGGAGAAAAACatcataaatgcctggagtgtggaaagagcttcagggAGAGGAGGAGTCTTTATAGTCatcaaagaatccacacaggagagaaacctcatcaatgcctggagtgtggaaagagcttcagtagCAACAGCCACCTTTCTAGACatcaaagaatccacacaggagagaaacctcatcaatgcctggagtgtggaaagagcttcaatcGGAGGGAAGTTCTTTGTAGACATCAAacaatccacacaggagagaaacctcataaatgcctggagtgtggaaagagcttcagccaCAGTAGCAACCTTTATAGTCATCAAAGaatccacactggagaaaaacctcataaatgcctggagtgtggaaagggcttcagtgACAGCATTGAGCTTTATAAACACcaaagaatccacacaggagagacacctcataaatgcctggaatgtggaaagagcttcagtcgtAGTAGCTACCTTTATctacatcaaaggatccacactggagaaaaacctcataaatgcctcgagtgtggaaagagcttcagtcgcAGTAGCAACCTTTATAGTCatcaaagaatccacacaggagagaaacctcataaatgcctcgagtgtggaaagagcttcagtgaGAGAACAAGCCTTTATAGACACcaaagaatccacacaggagagaaacctcataaatgcctggaatgtggaaagagcttcagtcgtAGTAGCTACTTTTATGTACATCAAAGGAgccacactggagaaaaacctcataaatgcctcgagtgtggaaagagcttcagtcgcAGTAGCAACCTTTATAGACACcaaagaatccacacaggagagaaacctcataaatgcctggaatgtggaaagagcttcagtcgtAGTAGCTACTTTTATGTACATCAAAGGAgccacactggagaaaaacctcataaatgcctggagtgtggaaagagcttcaatcTGAGGGGAAACCTTTGTAGACATCAAATGATCCATTTACAAAAACAGTAG